In Desulfovibrio sp. 86, the following proteins share a genomic window:
- the fabZ gene encoding 3-hydroxyacyl-ACP dehydratase FabZ produces the protein MQESAPQPQSMDIQRILRLLPHRYPFLLVDRVVECVPGSHIKAYKNVTFNEPFFQGHFPDAPIMPGVLILEALAQAGGLLAVAGMGDLDDKLFLFTGLDGVKFRRQVVPGDRLDLECSNLRLKLKLCKMEARAFVDGKLAAEAQITAAIGDRPKS, from the coding sequence ATGCAGGAATCAGCCCCTCAGCCCCAAAGCATGGACATACAGCGTATTTTGCGCCTGCTCCCCCACCGCTACCCTTTCCTGCTGGTGGACAGGGTGGTGGAGTGTGTGCCTGGTTCACACATAAAGGCATACAAAAACGTGACGTTTAACGAACCTTTTTTTCAGGGTCACTTTCCCGATGCGCCCATTATGCCCGGCGTTCTCATTCTTGAGGCTCTGGCCCAGGCGGGCGGGTTGCTGGCTGTTGCGGGCATGGGCGACCTGGATGACAAGCTCTTTCTTTTCACAGGCCTCGACGGCGTGAAATTTCGCCGCCAGGTGGTGCCCGGCGACCGCCTTGACCTGGAATGCTCCAATCTGCGCCTCAAGCTCAAACTCTGCAAAATGGAAGCCCGCGCCTTTGTGGACGGCAAACTGGCGGCAGAAGCGCAAATTACCGCAGCCATCGGCGACAGGCCCAAAAGCTGA